The window TATTTATTGATCACAGGTCAATTGCAGAACATACTTTGGTTTAAATTTGTCCAAAGGGGCCACCATCGTTGTggtagaagaagagaaaaaagattcttacaaaagagaatttttttaatcttttcagGTGTAACATCAAGGACCGCTTCAGCCCTGTCCATTTTCATTGCAAGATTGATAAAGCCAAATGCAAGCTTATATActcaatacaaaaaaaaaaaaaaattaccaagAGGACCCATTTATTGCAAACCTTCAGAATGGACAACTACTGCTCTCTTCATGCCATAACTTTGCAGTGTTTTTGGCATCTTGCTTACTATATCTTGTTTGTATACTCCAACAATAGCAAAAGTTACCCAAGCAGGTTTTCTTCTACTCATTAGACACACCGAGAGTGCATTGCCGTAAAAATTACAGCAATTGCTAACATTGATGGCAGGAATCAAAGTAGATAAATAAACAACCTTTTCAGCAGGAACCAATATTCTTAACTTAACTATAAAATCAAATTAGAGAACTTAATTATCTGACGAAGAAAGCTATAACATTCACTATTTATACCTGAACAGTTAGTACAATTTTTTGAACATGAATCCTACGAACAAACTCTAAGGAAGATATAATTATAGTGAGAAGCTACATCGAATAGCTATTAGCCTATTTACATGTATTAAAAAATAGGTGGataataaaaaactaaaaaggaaatatcaGTAATGCTAATAGCTTATTGATAGTTGCTGCTAATGGAACTAATGACTTCATAGCCCAACACCTTAGAGTAAATTACAATGCTTTGAATGAAGCTTGAGGATGATACATTTGCTGAGCGTTACTCATTTGTGACACTGTAAACAATAGGCAAATGAGACCTaggagaaaaaaaacaaaaaaaaaaattcaaatggtaAAATTGTTGATGTTCATCACATTTACACTTTTAAGTGCAAAGATTGAAACTTTGAGaaccaaaacaaaaccaaaaaaggaaaaaaaaaatgaaactcaGATGATAAAATTCTCCGATGTTCATAAAAATTACATATTTAAGTgtaaaagttaatattttgggAGAAAATGTAATGGGTACCTTTGGGTTGTTTTTcataagaagatgaagaaagagagCCATGAATTGCAGTTGAAAATATGAAAGCCAACGTTATTTCTCAAACAGAAAGCTTAATTCAAACAATTGAAATTTTTTACATTTATCCCAACTCTTTATCAATCTAACATTTAACATGATTGACACTTTTTTATACTACAAAAATATAGCCTGCTTTTATACCCAAAAATCTAAAATACTTTCCTCCACAAGAAAGTTCTCATGAAAAGCATCTTCCTTTATAGCAAATTATATTGGCATTTTCCCCCACAAAGACAATAATGCTACAAATGTATAACATAGTAATAGCACCAATATAGTGCCACTGTATCAATTCTCCAATTCAATCAAATGTTTGAAAGAAAGGCATAAATGCAATAGTGAAAGAAAGTTACCTCTTGCCTCTTATATCTTGGATGACATGAGCGTCAAATGCAGGAGCAACATgatataaaaaaaagaattgcATAAGATAATTGACTAATTTACGAACCTGCACATGGATgggaagtaaatgtgaaaaaagGGTGGCAATCACTTAACTTGTAAATGCATCGAGTATTTAGCATCTAACGAAAGAAACCAAAATCTTTTCGGGACATATTAACAACAGAATATGTACAAATCAGATAGAGTATTATGACTTTTGTAGATGAGAAGTTGTTTCAAGAAGGAGCATGTTAGTTAACAATAGCAAGAGAATTGAACTGTGAAAGTACTTCAACTCAAAGTGGGAGATCTTATTACCAGCagcaaacgtagttataaatttATAGTTTCTCCGTTCAGAAAGAAGTAAGGGATGCACCAATTCCTGCAAatgaaaaaatagatttttaaattttattcagtTAGGTCACAGAGTGAAGGCGAAGCATCAAGTTTGTTAAACTTTAGCAATCATGATCTccaaaattgatgaaaataatttttttagaatAAACAAAATAGAGGTTAATATATCTATTGATCTCAAATCTTACCTTTTGAATGCTTGTTCTACCATGAAAACTACACTAGCTGAATCTGATTTTGGGAAAGCAACTCCAATGGTGTAAAAATGGCGTGTAGTAGCCACTAATTAAGGGTgtctttaatttttatccactaattataatgctcagcaaaaatagccactactaaTAGAAAAAGACAATTTTAccctttcttcctctctttcgcGTTTCATTTTCATCTGGAATACCCAAGGTGATTTCATGGTCGGCCTCCTCCATGCTTGGTCAACAGCATCAATCCCTCAATCCCTTATCTGTGCACATCAATCCCTCAAtcacttctctctctctctccaaaaGAAAATGTTggaacccctcttcatttcacaCACTGTTGCTTCTCTCAAGcacaaacttcaacttccaaaacccaGACACTTTATAATAAACCCATGGATGAATTGCAGTTCAGTTCGACTCACAACTACTGCCACTGCCACTAAGTGTAGTGAAAAAGTGAATAGATGGTCCCTTTATGGCATGAATGCTCTTGTAACTGGTGGCACTCGAGGCATTGGGTACTTTTTCATTTGCTAGTTCATGATTTATGTTCTGTTTCAAGATATTTATAGTCTTCAGTTCATCTACCATTAAAAATAACTATTATGCATATTGTTTCCATCCTACAAGTCAAGAGAATGGGAAACAAATGACATACGTTATAAAGCAATCCTTGTAGAATTAAGAACAGGTGTACTGTAAGTGCAAGACCAAgataaggactgcctgtccttaacatttaaacatggaattaaaagttaaggacttcgagtccttaacttttgaacaagaaattaaaacttaaggactgtcggtccttaacttttgaaccaaaaattaaaacttaaggactgcatgtccttaacttttgaaccagaaattaaaagctaaggactgcctgtcctttaacatttaaacatataattaaagttaaggactgtcagtccttaacatttaaatatggaattaaaagttaaggactgccagtccttaacttctgaaccagaaattaaaagctaaggactgcctgtcctttaacatttaaacatgtaattaaagttaaggactgtcagtccttaacatttaaacatggaattaaaagttaaggactgccagtccttaacttctgaaccagaaattaaaagctaaggactgcctgtcctttaacatttaaacatgtaattaaagttaaggactatcagtccttaacatttaaacatggaattaaaagttaaggactgtcagtccttaacttttgaacaagaaattaaaagctaaggactgtctgtcatttaacatttaaacatggaattaataGTTAAGGACTgctagtccttaacatttaaacatgtatttaaaagttaaggacttttagtccttaacatttgaaccagaaattaaaacatACAATTTGAAACTCAAGCTACAGGACTTTGTATacagaagaacaacaacaaagtgaaggacattttgtccttaagtttttttattcaatttgcaAAATGAGGCTAGTagaatcaaagttaaggacatagtgttcttatttttttgaattcaatTTCTAAAATGAAGACACTATGTCCGGAATACAGAATTATCGTAGGAGGCGATGTCTATAACTTCATCAATCCTCAGTTGATCGTCGTTGGgtaactgctgctgctgctcgctTCTTCTCTTTGTGTAACTGCTGCTTGTGTTGATAGCgtaggtataagttataccagaagggtattttcgtccagtCAGGTATAAGTTTTTTAAGGAGTGGCTAAAGTCTAAATACATTTAAAACAGTGGCTTTAAAATAAAAGCCACTGCTCTTAGTGGCTATTTGTGTCGTTCGCCCTCCAATGGTAGATTCACTTCTCATTTCACTTGCTGGAACCCAACAATAAATCACTGCACGAACATTaaagtcaagccctaatcctAATTGTAAAAACCCAACTCCGTAACTTTCATTCGCGAATTAATAAAATGGAGCGGGACAGATACAAAATGAtgggctgaagtttttgtgaATAAACTGAATCTGATAACTTCCACTATAAGAAGTTCCAAAACGTGCCTTGGATTATGTTGTACGGTTGTCGAATTTTGCTTTCACGATATGCAGTTAAataaaaaactaataaaaatgtgGGAGTCCATCTTTTGGATtggaataattatatttttttacttttaagttttaaaaaagtATTTGCCCAAAAACGTGTGAATAGGTTaattcttttaaatttttaagtttttttctattttaaatttttttaatcttCAAATTTATTAAGTTTTATCTTAAAATATAATACGTGTCGATATTTTGTTGTGACACACACCATAATATTATGAATTTGTATTTCCTTTTGTGTATAGATAGAAGATTTCTCAAGGAAACTATAAAAATAATGCTTTTGTGTCAAACTCAAGATCAACGTAGAAGTTCCACGTGTTGACTCCTACCTCAGAAACACGACCAGTTTGTTCCACGGAGCTTCTCCCGATCTCTATCCCTATGAAGTTTCCTCCAGTTGTTTCCTTAACCAAGAAGCTAAGTTACACTGGACATAAAGGAAGAATCGAACCAATCTTACATTTGCTGCCATTTAGGACCATAGACTCGTTTCAAACGCGTTACATTACATTACATCTAATACGCGGTGATCCCATTCTCTCTCCTTTTACTTCTCAACTTCTCTACCATCTATAAAAGTAGCACCAAAGAACAAACTTTTTTACTTTCTTGGAGTTCCTCTGCTTCCTAGAGAAAAGGGTAAGTCTTAAATTGTTGTTTGACTTTCTTGGAGTTCCTCTTAATTGACTTGGGTCTTCTTTGTGTGGGATTTGAACGGGATTATGATTGATTGTCCACTTTTGTGCTTTATGGATCAATATATTTGGGAATTATATTGACATTCATTTTGCAGTGGTAGTATGATGTTTGATTTGGGCTTTATATTGGTTAGTTATTCATgtttctgtttcttgctctttgttTGCAAGAGCTTAATCCATTTTGAATAAGATTATAATGGTGATCTAGTGCAAgatttttgtatgaatttctaatctacttttgaatattttttggATGCCAATTTGTAATTTATACCGTAGTGGGATGACCAaaaaaccccccccccccccaggaaGGAGAACCTCCACGCAACTTTTTGTGAATCAAGAGGGAAAAGGTTTCCACCTTTTGGTGTACCAAACACACAATCATATGATAAAGGGAAAATTAACCTCCCAAGTGTGATATTAGCCATCCTGCTACCCGAATTAGAGTACATCTTGTATATTGACCTGTTAGAAAAGTGATCAAACAAGATGTTTCTTTTTCCAGTTGAAAAAACTTTCTGTTGGAGCTTAGGGGAATGTATACTTAGTATCTGTAATCTCTTTTAGTAGGACTGAGTATCTCTGAAGTATTTTatcacctttttttttttggtacttTTTTCATCATTGCAAATTGGGACATCTTCTGTATTAACCTGTTAAAAACTGATCAGTCCTTTAAATTTCAATGTGGAGAATGTGTATTACAGTATGGGGAATTCATGTCAATGGCTTAGTTGATGGGTGAGGATTTGAGTATAGGTAAATTTCATGTTGTACTACCATTGTTTATAAACACCTGTTAGGTTTGGAAGGAGGTTGCTGACATATTCTATGACCTATGATGTTGTCTAAATTCTTTTGAGTGCTGCATCTATGACTGGGAATAGGGAAAAATCATTTCTATGTAGTTAATCAAATCACGGTTTCTTTACATAAGACTATGTTTACTGGTCATTGTGGTTTATGGGCACACCAATTAGTTAGAAGCCGAAAGCATGTACTGTGGCATGGGATATAGAAGTGCCGGAAAAGGGATTAGGGAAATGGTCCATTTAATGATACTTCGGAGTCTGGTTAGGTATTGAATATACTGCTGGGTGGTTCCACTACGGCTGTTTTCTTTTTCCCCGGCATCAATTCCAGCTAAACGATTCCTGTGTATGTGGCTTTGTTTTCTGGTTTAAAATGCAGTTAATTCTGTGGATTACTATGTGGTAATCTGATGGAATTCACGTCGATGATGGAAATGCTTTAAGAACAAGTAGAGTGGCTTATTGAGTTCAATCTGCCTATCAACTGGATCTGATTTGTTAGAACCAATCTATAAAAACATtgtttgtccttaatattttttggaaaatcaTCTCTTGCTTGTCATGTTATCTTTTTGTGTGATTCTCCTTTTGCTTTCTACCCAATGCTTTCATTTACCCATCAGAATTAGAACCTTATAATTTTGCAATTTGTTCTTGTCAGATAACTTAGAGACATTAAAGGCTTATTGACGCGGAGGACAATTTTGGAGATGGAAGACAAAAATGCTGGTGTTGCCAGGGAAGAAGGAAAGGTGGAAAAGGAAGAAATTCATCTCAAAGTTGAAAAGATAAAGAAGTCTGATGAAGTAAAAGAGAAAAGTGAGGCGGAGCTCGATTTGAAAACCAAATCAGTTGAGAAAGAAAAGCCAAAGCAGAAGATGGACCAGGGTAAAGAGAAGAAACACAAGGacaagcaagaaaagaaagataaagacAAGTTGACCAAGCTCGAGAAGGAGTCGAAGGAAAAACACGAGGACAAAAAAGGGGAAGAGAAAGAAGATGACTCACAAGATGTAGAGGAAGAGAAGAAGGATAAAGAGAAGAAACacaaggaaaagaaagagaaaagggaTAAAGAGAAGAAAGATAAGTTCAAGAATGGGTTGGAGAAAGATGACGAGAAAGAGAGGAACCAGCTTGAAGAGAAGAaaccaaaaaaggaaaagaagaaggatAAAGATAAAGAAAGCAAAGGAAAGGAAGACAAGAGCAAAGATGAGTCAGAGGAAAAGAAGGATGATGAGAAAGAGAAGAAACACATGAAGGAACAAAAGGAGGACatagataaagaaaagaaagacaataAAAAAAAGGAGTCGAAAGAAATAGAGAAAGAAAAGTTTGatgagaaggaggaggaggataAAGATAAGGAACacaagaaggaaaagaagaagggTAAGGATAAAGATcaagaaaagaaagacaagagcAAACAGGAGCTCGAGGTAGAAGGTGAGGAAGAGAAGGATGATAAGAACGACAAGAAGGATGACGAGAAGAAAGCTAAGAAGGGAAAAAAGGAcaaagatgaagaaaagaaagacaaaagcaAAGAAGAGTCTCTGGAAGAAACAGAGAGGAAGAAGGATAAAGAGAAGAAACACAACAAGGAAAAGGAGGacaaagataaagaaaagaaagacaagagcGGCGTAGAGTTGAAGGAAGAAATAGAGGAAGAGAAGGATGacggaaaagagaaaaagaagcaTAAAGAGAAGAAACACAAGCAAGAGACGGTGAAAGGAAACAAAACCAAGAACAGAGAGGAGTTAGAGGCAGATGATGAAGCACGtggaagaaaagagaaagaaacaaagaaagataaGGAAAAGAAATGCAAGGAGGACAAGGATAAGGTGGATGAAAAGGGACATGAAACTGAAGTCACTACTAGGGAGATAAAAATAGGTGGAGAAAATAAAATGCCAGATGCGGAAGCAGAACATGAAAGCCAACAAAAGCAGAAAGGAAAGGAAGGTAAAGATGATAAAGGAAGCGACAAGAAAAAGGATAAAattgagaagaaaaggaaaatcgaGGATATATATAAAAGCAAAGATCTGAACAAGTTAAAAACAAAGTTGGAGAAGATCAATGGAAAAATTGAAGCACTTCAACAGGAAAAGGCGGACATCCTGAAAATGATAAAAGAAGCAGATGCTAAAGAGCTAGTTGTTGCTGAAAGCCCCAAGGATGCAGAGAAGGCCCAAGAAGCAGCAGTGGTTTAACAGTGAgtggtccatagaaaaatatacaTTCTCATACTATGTCTATGATATATgaatcttttgttctttgtaaTCTGAAGTCTGTGATGTAGGGGTATGGTTTTTCATTTATCGTTAGATCAAGTGTTATCTGTTTCTTACTTACCGTTATATATTTGTATCATGTTGTTTAGCTTTCTTGAAGTTTTATACTCAGCCTTATTCTACTCTGGTTTGGTCAATATAGTCTCTAGTCGTTGGAACAGCAAAGGCCTACAACGTATACAATGTGAGCAAACTAAAGTACTAATACATCTAGCAATTATGTTTTCAGAGCAAGACAATTGCAAACTTAAATCTTTAATATCGAAATAAGGTCATGTGAATTTGTTGTTAAACTGCAAAGGAGAATCTATTTTGTAAGGTCCCTTGAAGTAAGGGAGTAAAGAAATTGCTGTAAAATGGTGATTTTTCTATTACGAGTAATTGTCCAGTAATCTTCAAAATGAAAGCCAATCAGGAAAGGTAAAGGTAATTTTGACTACTGGACAGCACCAAATGAGTGCTGGCTAACAGAAGTTATTTACAGCTGGGTAAAAGCATCCCTATCTGGCTATGCAGGGAGCTAATGAAGTCTAACATCTGATTTACAACATTTACAGTGTCAATTTCAGACCAACAATACAAATAATACAAAAAGTATATTTAAGCTCATACACTGATGATCTGATTCCTTCAAAGCATCTCTTATTCCTCCCTTCACGGCCGTTAAGTTGCATTGTCAATTTTGGGTCATATAGCGCATTAGTTGCATGTGTTATAGGTAGTTTAGTTCTTTTGTTTTACACGATATTATGGTTCTTTGTCATTTTGGTTCCGGCCTCTACTTTTTACCTATGTTCGGTGCAAGGTGGTAGACGAGTGTCAGGGCACAATAATGGTCGATATTTGATGACTTTGAACAGCAGCCCAAGAATATAAACCTCAAAGCCTAAGCTTATGTATGCAGTGGCTGCAttgtaaattttttttctttcctcctAAATATATAGGCGGTGAAAAGTGGACGTATGTTTGCCAGGATGGTAATTCCATCCAGCTAGAGTGGGGTGAGAAGGTGGCTCAGTTGGTTGAGGCCCTCCTTTATCGTGTGGTTGAAGGATGGAATCCCATTCAACTTCCCTTTGCCCTCACCCTTCCCCAAATTAAAAAAAGTCCAGCCAGAGTGACTAATTTTATGATCCTGGAGAGAGTTGGAGAAATCTAATTTTTGTAGGAATATTTGGACATTCATAAGATGTGAATGTTTTTCTTATATGTGACTATGTGAGTATTCATGGTATGGTCAGTGTGTGCGAATGTGTGTGCGAATAATTATTTCCGAGATGGGGAGCATTCTAACAAGAAAATAAGGTTACTAGATGAGCATATTGAAGCTTGATAGCAATTCACTTGAGAAATATCCTTGAATACGAAGAATACTACTACCTTGAAGCGCTAAACACGGCTAAAATGAAACCCTAAAGAGCAAACTTAAAGAACATAAAATTTTAGATGAAACACTGCTAGAAAAACTGCTAAGAACACTACTAAAATTGTGTTCGGTCCGAaacacaattttaaaataattaaaatataaatttaataatattaccgaccgaagtcggttgATTTTTGTCAACCTTTATATAAATAGCTTTTAAATAAACAATATTTAATACTTAATTGATATACATGCATACATATTTAATACTTAATtgatatacatacatatgtacatacatacatacatatatatatacacacacacacatacatacatacattgaTTGTAGCGACTGAATCATGTTTCCGATAGAGCACCATTGATTGGTCTATTGGCAAAGGAAACCCGGGAATTCAACATTTTGTTCTGTCCTCCGGACATTTATTATGCTGTCACTACTGCTTGTCAATTTGAAGTACATCAAAGCTCTCGTTCGAACTTCATATACGAGAATTCTAAACAAGAACTCGAGACTTGAAATGAATCCAAGTGAAGGTTCTTTCTCAGGTCGTAAGGAATAACATGCAAAAGACAGCCTGGAAAGACAAAGACATGATTTCAACATAAAAAGCGGTGGATGAGCGGTAATGGCTGGGAAGGGGGCAAGTACATCCTTTTGTTCTCAGTtcatgtgtgtgtatatatatatatatatacacacacacatataagtaattaaaaaaaatgcatacaactatcacacacacacacacacacacacacacacacacacacacacacacacacacacacacacacacacacacacacacacatatatatatatatatatatatatatatatatatatatatatatatatatatatatatatatatatatatatatataaataatcttTAGA is drawn from Nicotiana tabacum cultivar K326 chromosome 22, ASM71507v2, whole genome shotgun sequence and contains these coding sequences:
- the LOC107815713 gene encoding uncharacterized protein LOC107815713, yielding MEDKNAGVAREEGKVEKEEIHLKVEKIKKSDEVKEKSEAELDLKTKSVEKEKPKQKMDQGKEKKHKDKQEKKDKDKLTKLEKESKEKHEDKKGEEKEDDSQDVEEEKKDKEKKHKEKKEKRDKEKKDKFKNGLEKDDEKERNQLEEKKPKKEKKKDKDKESKGKEDKSKDESEEKKDDEKEKKHMKEQKEDIDKEKKDNKKKESKEIEKEKFDEKEEEDKDKEHKKEKKKGKDKDQEKKDKSKQELEVEGEEEKDDKNDKKDDEKKAKKGKKDKDEEKKDKSKEESLEETERKKDKEKKHNKEKEDKDKEKKDKSGVELKEEIEEEKDDGKEKKKHKEKKHKQETVKGNKTKNREELEADDEARGRKEKETKKDKEKKCKEDKDKVDEKGHETEVTTREIKIGGENKMPDAEAEHESQQKQKGKEGKDDKGSDKKKDKIEKKRKIEDIYKSKDLNKLKTKLEKINGKIEALQQEKADILKMIKEADAKELVVAESPKDAEKAQEAAVV